The following proteins are encoded in a genomic region of Arthrobacter jiangjiafuii:
- a CDS encoding MarR family winged helix-turn-helix transcriptional regulator: MPDMEHWPTGRLLSTAARLVEHAWNERLVRIGVTHAGVIALGVLDSQGPMTQAHLAQIVRVQAQTMGKTLARLESHGHVVRVRNDLDRRSHMVSITPLGIEALREAQGIERTLIDGDVLMSEELRGQLRGLIRELGNPRWQLAVDVPGLPIPAVAPEEIAAVAEAPGAEAASESAPSTGTA; this comes from the coding sequence ATGCCCGATATGGAGCACTGGCCCACCGGTCGTCTGTTGTCGACGGCTGCACGCCTGGTTGAACACGCTTGGAACGAACGGCTTGTCCGGATTGGCGTGACACACGCGGGGGTGATCGCCCTCGGAGTGCTGGATTCCCAAGGACCGATGACGCAGGCGCATCTGGCGCAGATCGTCCGGGTCCAGGCGCAGACGATGGGCAAGACCCTCGCGCGACTTGAGTCTCACGGGCACGTCGTCCGGGTCCGTAACGACCTCGACCGACGCAGCCACATGGTTTCCATTACTCCGCTGGGTATTGAGGCCCTCCGCGAGGCGCAGGGGATTGAACGCACCCTGATCGACGGAGACGTGCTGATGTCCGAGGAGCTGCGCGGCCAGCTGCGCGGCCTCATCAGGGAACTTGGCAACCCCCGCTGGCAACTTGCGGTGGATGTGCCCGGCCTGCCGATTCCGGCCGTAGCGCCGGAAGAAATTGCCGCCGTTGCGGAGGCTCCGGGCGCAGAAGCCGCCAGTGAGTCTGCCCCCTCAACCGGAACTGCCTGA